A window of Candidatus Hydrogenedentota bacterium genomic DNA:
GACTACATGCGCTCCGCCGGGCTGGACAAGTGGGCCCTGGTCATCATCCAGAAGCCGCAGGGCGGCAACGCCTTCGTGAACGTCGCGTACTCCGGGCTGGTCGGCAGCGTCACCGGCATGAACGACCGGCAGATCGGCGTGGGCGAGATGGGCGGCGGCGGCGCGGGCCAATGGGACGGCATGCCCATGACCTTCCTCGTGCGCGAGTGCCTGGAGTCGGGGAACACGCTGGACGATGTCATGCGCATCATGCGGGACACGCCGCGCACCTGCGAGTACTACTACGTCATCAGCGACGCGAAGGCGGCGAACGGGCGCGGCATGGCCTGCGGCGTCGCCGCCGTGCCGGAGAGCATCAAGTTCATCGGCCCCAACGAGTTCGACGAGCGCCTGCCCCACCCCTATGAGGACGCGGTGCTCCTGTCGGCGGGCGGCCGCTACGAGTGCCTCGCCGCGCGCGTGGGCAAAATGTACGGGAAATTTACCCCGGAAACGGCCCTGGACCTCATGGCCCGCGGCGTCTCCATGACCAGCAACATGCACAACGCCCTCTACAAGCCGAAGACCATGGAAATCTGGGTGGCCAACTCCACGGTCCGCCAGCCCGCGTGCAATCTGCCCTACCGCCACTACGACATCCGCGCCCTCATGGCCGAAAAGCCGGGGAAATAGGGCGGGGCAGAGGCCTCCCAGCCAGCCGTTCCCGCCCCCAGTCGGTCATTCCCGCGAAAGCGGGAACCTATCCGGGGTCGGCGGTTTACGCCGCGCACCGAAGGCATGGACCCCCGCCTGCGCGGGGGTGACGGGAGGTGGAACACGGAAGCGAAGAAGAACCGTGACGGCATGGACCCCCGCCTGCGCGGGGGTGACGGGAGGCGGCGGTGGAAAGGGCGCATCATGGAAATGCTTCCGGTGGGAATACCCGGCGGGATTCGGCGCGTTGCCTTTTGCGCCTGGGAACCGGGCGTGTAAACCGTCCGCCTGGCCGGGACGTTCCAAATGTGGGACCATGGAAACATGACGCGAAAGGTCACATATCTCCTTGTGGCTGTGATGGTGGCCGCAGGGCTGGCCGTTTCGGGGGTGTCCGCATGCGTGTGTCCGGAGACTGCGGCGTGCTGCGGTCCGGCCTGCGCCGACGGGACACACCGGGACAGCGGCCCCGCCGGGGAGAAGGGCTGTTGCGGCGGTGACCACGGCGACTGCGCCCCGCCCGAAGCGGCTGCGGACCAGGGCGGCGCAGACGGCGCGCCGCGCGGCCTTCCCTGTTCCTGCCGCGCGTCCCGCCGCGACCCCGTGCTCCGGAAGACGGGTTCCTCCTCTGATTACGACGGCCTTTTCGTGTCCGCCCTCCGGGCCGACACAGCGCTTCACACCCTCTTCGGCGCGGCGCCCGCCGCGCCTGTGCAGGCGCCCGCCGCCCGGCGCGCCCTCCATCTTCGTCTGTGCGTCTGGACCTGCTGAGGGGGCGGCGCCCGCGCCGCAAGCGGTCCGACAACGTGTGCGTGACGAAAAGAACCCTGAAACATAAGGATCCGTTGAAATGAAGAAAAACACCCATCTCTTTCTGTGCCTGCTGACCGTGTTCGCCGTGGCCGCGATGACCCTCACCGCCCTGCCCGCGGCGGCGGCGGAGAAGGCCTGCGACAAGGCGGCCGTCTGCTCCTGCCCGTCCGACTGCCCCTGCCTGAAGGACGGCAAGTGCGCCTGCGGCGACACCTGCAAGTGCGCGGGCTGCGACAAGGCCAAGGACGGCGCCTGCCCCAAGGCCGACAGCGCCAAGAAGGGCTGCTGCCCCAAGGCCGGCAAGTCCTGTCC
This region includes:
- a CDS encoding peptidase C45, giving the protein MKTRPFLFAGLLALVSLLAVSCQTAPKTAAPAKPKEVEISATAKADDAKLAAAPVEPAPPALPADHWLAGTSDVPDMVPATVSADAPRVLLREHGPAYLEQIGTERVLHLEGTHYDMGFQHGTLMKDEIVQAAARIMAIGNISWKGNFAESLDEAWNRTSAHLPEKYKEELKGMADATGMPLADVQRFTIFPELFHCSGFALWGKATADGELLHGRVLDYMRSAGLDKWALVIIQKPQGGNAFVNVAYSGLVGSVTGMNDRQIGVGEMGGGGAGQWDGMPMTFLVRECLESGNTLDDVMRIMRDTPRTCEYYYVISDAKAANGRGMACGVAAVPESIKFIGPNEFDERLPHPYEDAVLLSAGGRYECLAARVGKMYGKFTPETALDLMARGVSMTSNMHNALYKPKTMEIWVANSTVRQPACNLPYRHYDIRALMAEKPGK